Proteins from a genomic interval of Perognathus longimembris pacificus isolate PPM17 chromosome 14, ASM2315922v1, whole genome shotgun sequence:
- the Dmac2l gene encoding ATP synthase subunit s, mitochondrial, with translation MMLFGKISHQLCGLKKLPWSRDSRYFWEWLNTVFNKVDYERIRDVGPDRAASEWLLRCGATVRYHGQDKWQKDYNRLPTGPLNKYKIQAIDATDSCIMNIGFDHMVGLEHVEKIKLCKCHYIEDNCLQKLSQLENLQKSLLEMEIIACGNVTDNGILALLGFRNLKYLFLSDLPGIKDKEYIAKSFKTALPSLEIKLNLK, from the exons ATGATGCTGTTTGGAAAAATTTCCCATCAGTTGTGTGGCTTAAAGAAACTCCCATGGTCACGTGACTCCAGGTATTTCTGGGAATGGCTGAACACCGTGTTCAATAA AGTGGATTATGAACGCATCAGGGATGTTGGTCCTGACAGGGCCGCATCTGAGTGGTTGCTGCGCTGTGGGGCCACAGTGCGCTACCATGGCCAGGATAAGTGGCAGAAGGATTACAACCGCCTCCCAACAGGCCCTCTGAACAAGTACAAGATTCAAGCCATTGATGCCACCGACTCTTGTATCATGAACATTGGATTTGATCACATGG TGGGCCTAGAGCATgttgaaaaaataaagttatgtaAGTGTCATTATATTGAAGATAACTGTTTGCAGAAGCTTAGTCAACTTGAAAACTTACAGAAAAGCCTATTGGAAATGGAAATCATTGCCTGTGGGAATGTCACAGACAACGGCATCCTTGCTTTGCTTGGTTTCAG aAACCTCAAGTATTTGTTCTTAAGTGATCTTCCtggaataaaagacaaagaatataTCGCCAAATCCTTTAAGACAGCACTGCCTTCTTTAGAAATAAAGTTAAACTTGAAGTAA